The following proteins come from a genomic window of Nostoc sp. TCL26-01:
- a CDS encoding type IV pilin-like G/H family protein, with protein MLKPELQAKFLNHLSNRKNREEEGFTLIELLVVVIIIGVLAAIALPSLLGQVNKAKQSEARNYVGTVNRSQQAFFLEYQRFATDLSELQVGIRTASDNFTYDIQTDNSSASNVAQFRGRASRNALKSYYGLVGTQLGNGATSEALTVAIACETAAPTTTVAVIGAFNTACAANFVSLSR; from the coding sequence ATGCTCAAGCCAGAACTACAAGCTAAATTCCTTAACCACCTCAGCAACCGCAAAAACAGAGAAGAAGAAGGTTTTACCCTCATTGAACTGCTAGTAGTAGTAATTATTATCGGTGTACTCGCTGCGATCGCCCTACCTTCACTACTTGGCCAGGTTAATAAAGCGAAACAATCAGAAGCCAGAAACTACGTAGGTACAGTTAACCGTTCTCAACAAGCCTTTTTCTTGGAATATCAAAGGTTTGCCACTGACCTCTCTGAATTGCAAGTAGGGATTAGAACAGCATCTGATAATTTTACATATGATATCCAGACTGACAATAGTAGTGCTTCTAATGTTGCCCAATTTAGAGGACGAGCTAGTAGAAATGCCCTTAAATCCTACTATGGGTTAGTAGGTACACAATTAGGAAATGGAGCTACTTCTGAGGCATTGACAGTAGCAATAGCCTGTGAGACAGCAGCTCCTACTACAACAGTAGCTGTTATCGGTGCATTTAATACAGCGTGTGCAGCTAACTTCGTTTCTTTGTCTAGATAA
- a CDS encoding ABC transporter ATP-binding protein: MARVHLEDIKRRFNNVTAIEDITFEIPDGEFWVLVGPSGCGKSTILRTIAGLETATSGKLYIGDRLVNHIPARQRDVAMVFQNYALYPHMTVAENIAFGLKMRKVDAKIIQERVINVARSLSLDHLLDRKPKQLSGGQQQRVALGRAIAREPQVFLLDEPLSNLDAQLRDDTRAELKQLHQQFGVTTIYVTHDQVEAMTLADKIVVLNGGRIQQIGDPQTIYASPANQMVATFLGSPPMNILPAIYKNENFDVNGQLLAIPSFIKENLPLRPGQSIDLGIRPEHITISTDSELTTQNFLVEVKVVEPLGRETLIRVSLPESTILLNVQVAGDMRLHPGDRLSLQLDLHHLFIFDPKTGDRIWPQP, encoded by the coding sequence ATGGCTAGAGTTCATTTAGAAGATATCAAACGTCGATTTAACAACGTCACCGCGATAGAGGATATCACCTTTGAAATTCCTGATGGTGAATTTTGGGTTTTAGTAGGCCCTTCTGGTTGTGGCAAGTCTACAATCTTGCGAACGATCGCCGGCTTAGAAACTGCCACATCCGGTAAACTCTACATAGGCGATCGCTTGGTCAATCACATCCCCGCTAGACAGCGCGATGTAGCGATGGTATTTCAAAATTACGCCCTTTATCCCCATATGACGGTGGCAGAAAACATTGCCTTTGGGTTAAAGATGCGGAAAGTTGACGCAAAAATTATTCAAGAACGAGTAATTAATGTAGCGCGATCGCTGTCTTTAGATCATCTCCTAGATCGTAAACCCAAACAACTTTCCGGTGGACAACAACAACGGGTAGCATTAGGGAGAGCGATCGCTCGTGAACCTCAAGTATTTCTATTAGATGAACCCTTATCTAATTTAGATGCCCAATTGCGAGATGATACCAGAGCAGAATTAAAACAATTACATCAACAATTTGGTGTGACGACTATCTATGTCACCCACGATCAGGTCGAGGCTATGACCTTGGCTGATAAAATTGTCGTACTAAATGGCGGCAGGATTCAACAAATTGGTGATCCACAGACTATTTATGCTTCTCCAGCTAATCAAATGGTGGCAACTTTCTTAGGCAGTCCACCGATGAATATTTTACCTGCAATCTATAAAAATGAAAATTTTGATGTCAATGGACAATTATTAGCAATTCCCTCATTCATCAAAGAAAATTTACCACTACGTCCAGGACAAAGCATCGATTTAGGTATTCGTCCAGAACACATCACCATTAGCACCGATTCAGAACTCACCACTCAAAACTTCCTAGTAGAAGTCAAAGTAGTCGAACCTTTAGGGAGAGAAACCTTAATCCGAGTTTCCTTACCAGAGTCAACCATATTGTTAAACGTGCAAGTCGCCGGAGATATGCGTCTACATCCAGGCGATCGCCTTTCCTTACAATTAGACTTACATCACCTATTTATCTTCGATCCTAAAACCGGGGATAGGATATGGCCACAACCATAA
- a CDS encoding type II toxin-antitoxin system HicB family antitoxin, translating to MTNNQEFYVIIERDEDGYYVGEVPQLQACYSQGETIDELIENIKEVIELCLATDINKSIPNHIKVSQKWNISLDQNMT from the coding sequence ATGACTAATAATCAAGAATTTTACGTCATCATCGAACGAGATGAAGATGGGTACTATGTTGGAGAAGTTCCACAGCTACAAGCTTGTTATAGCCAAGGAGAAACAATTGATGAGCTAATAGAGAATATTAAAGAAGTAATAGAGTTATGTTTGGCTACTGACATCAACAAAAGTATTCCCAATCATATTAAGGTAAGTCAGAAATGGAATATCAGCTTAGATCAGAATATGACTTAA
- a CDS encoding GUN4 domain-containing protein — protein sequence MTDPMIVSGTANDIDSLRQRLIAGSTQVQQQIIPQLADLGNEGLDVLMDFLLKRRDSPATWIDGKVYQILYNSDAPKAQEFLQNNFPEGIVPLKSSCGINYNPLQQLLATQDFQAADRTTIEIMCELAGPMAVKRKWLYFTEVDNSPIVDLQTINNLWLVHSEGKFGFSVQRELWLSLGKNWDNLWTKIGWKNGNNWTRYPNEFIWDLSAPKGHLPLSNQLRGVRVIASLFSHPAWSK from the coding sequence ATGACAGACCCAATGATTGTATCAGGCACTGCAAATGACATCGACTCCCTCAGACAACGGTTAATCGCTGGGTCTACTCAAGTCCAACAACAAATCATCCCACAATTAGCTGACTTGGGTAATGAAGGGTTAGATGTGTTAATGGACTTTTTACTGAAACGTCGTGATAGCCCAGCGACTTGGATTGATGGCAAAGTCTACCAGATCCTTTATAACTCTGATGCACCCAAAGCCCAAGAATTTTTGCAAAATAATTTTCCTGAAGGCATTGTACCCTTAAAATCCAGTTGCGGGATTAATTACAATCCTTTGCAACAGTTACTAGCAACTCAGGATTTCCAAGCAGCCGATCGCACAACTATCGAAATCATGTGCGAACTAGCCGGGCCAATGGCTGTAAAAAGAAAATGGCTGTATTTTACAGAAGTAGACAATTCCCCTATTGTAGACTTACAAACCATTAATAATTTGTGGTTAGTCCATTCTGAAGGTAAGTTTGGCTTCTCGGTACAGCGAGAACTTTGGTTAAGCCTTGGCAAAAATTGGGACAATCTCTGGACGAAAATTGGTTGGAAAAATGGCAACAACTGGACACGCTACCCCAATGAATTTATTTGGGATTTAAGTGCGCCTAAAGGTCATTTACCCCTCTCGAATCAATTACGTGGGGTGCGAGTAATTGCTTCATTATTTTCTCATCCGGCTTGGTCTAAGTGA
- a CDS encoding NADP-dependent isocitrate dehydrogenase, which produces MYEKITPPTSGAKITFKNGEPIVPDNPIIPFIRGDGTGIDIWPATQKVLDAAVAKAYQGKRQISWFKVYAGDEACDLYGTYQYLPQDTLTAIEEYGIAIKGPLTTPVGGGIRSLNVALRQIFDLYACVRPCRYYAGTPSPHKNPEKLDVIVYRENTEDIYLGIEWKQGSEIGDRLISILNKELIPATPEHGKKQIPLDAGIGIKPISKSGSQRLVRRAIKHALQLPKDKQQVTLVHKGNIMKYTEGAFRDWGYELATTEFRQETVTERESWILSNKEKNPNISLEENARQIDPGFDALTEEKKAQIVKEVETVLNSIWSTHGEGKWKDKILVNDRIADSIFQQIQTRPDEYSILATMNLNGDYLSDAAAAIVGGLGMGPGANIGDACAVFEATHGTAPKHAGLDKINPGSVILSGVMMLEYMGWQEAADLVKKGLGDAIANSQVTYDLARLLEPPVEPLKCSEFANAIIKHFG; this is translated from the coding sequence ATGTACGAAAAGATTACCCCCCCTACAAGTGGAGCAAAAATCACCTTCAAAAATGGTGAGCCGATTGTACCGGATAATCCTATTATTCCTTTTATTCGGGGCGATGGAACGGGAATTGATATTTGGCCAGCTACGCAAAAAGTCTTGGATGCAGCAGTAGCTAAGGCGTATCAAGGTAAGCGACAAATTAGCTGGTTTAAGGTTTACGCTGGGGATGAAGCTTGTGATTTATACGGTACTTATCAGTATTTACCACAGGATACTCTCACGGCAATTGAAGAGTATGGCATAGCGATTAAAGGGCCTTTGACTACCCCTGTGGGTGGTGGGATTCGTTCTTTAAATGTGGCACTCAGACAAATTTTTGACTTGTATGCTTGTGTGCGTCCTTGCCGTTATTACGCTGGTACGCCATCACCCCACAAAAACCCCGAAAAGCTGGATGTGATTGTTTATCGGGAAAATACGGAAGATATTTATCTGGGGATTGAATGGAAGCAGGGTAGTGAAATAGGCGATCGCCTAATCTCTATCCTCAATAAAGAACTCATCCCCGCCACCCCAGAACACGGTAAAAAGCAAATTCCCCTGGATGCTGGTATAGGGATTAAACCTATCAGCAAAAGTGGTTCCCAGCGTCTTGTACGTCGGGCAATTAAACACGCCTTGCAACTCCCCAAAGACAAGCAACAGGTGACTTTGGTGCATAAGGGTAACATCATGAAGTACACCGAAGGCGCTTTCCGCGATTGGGGTTATGAACTGGCGACCACAGAATTTCGCCAAGAGACTGTCACAGAACGGGAATCTTGGATTTTGAGCAACAAGGAAAAAAACCCGAATATTTCCTTGGAAGAAAACGCCCGTCAAATTGATCCTGGATTTGATGCCTTGACAGAAGAGAAAAAAGCGCAAATTGTCAAGGAAGTTGAAACAGTTCTTAACTCAATTTGGTCAACCCACGGTGAAGGTAAGTGGAAAGACAAAATTTTAGTTAATGACCGGATTGCTGACAGTATTTTTCAACAAATCCAAACCAGACCAGATGAGTATTCGATTCTGGCGACAATGAACTTGAACGGTGATTATTTGTCTGATGCGGCGGCTGCCATTGTTGGTGGCTTAGGTATGGGGCCTGGGGCAAATATTGGCGATGCTTGTGCAGTTTTTGAAGCTACCCACGGTACAGCACCCAAACACGCCGGCTTGGACAAGATTAACCCTGGCTCGGTGATTTTGTCTGGGGTGATGATGCTGGAATATATGGGTTGGCAAGAAGCTGCGGACTTAGTGAAGAAAGGTTTAGGAGATGCGATCGCTAACTCTCAAGTCACCTACGATTTAGCTAGATTGCTCGAACCACCAGTTGAACCACTCAAATGTTCTGAATTTGCCAACGCAATTATCAAACATTTCGGTTAA
- a CDS encoding DUF3368 domain-containing protein: MPVVSNTSPLLNLAIIDQLDLLRQQFGEILIPKAVLAELRVEEKLPGSAQLRQAIASGWVQVQDIENPSLVELLQRDLDRGEAEAIALALLLGADWILLDERDGRRIAKSLGLKVTGILGVVIRASRLGLVSSLPAVINQLREEAGFRIAPNLLAQILREEIQE; the protein is encoded by the coding sequence ATGCCAGTGGTCAGTAACACTTCGCCACTGTTGAATCTAGCAATCATAGATCAGCTAGACTTATTACGCCAGCAATTTGGCGAGATACTGATACCAAAAGCTGTGTTGGCGGAATTGCGAGTAGAGGAAAAGCTACCGGGTTCTGCACAACTGCGTCAGGCAATAGCCTCTGGATGGGTTCAGGTGCAAGATATAGAAAATCCATCCTTGGTGGAGTTACTACAGCGAGATTTAGATAGAGGCGAGGCGGAAGCAATTGCACTTGCGTTATTGCTAGGTGCAGATTGGATACTTTTGGATGAACGAGATGGGAGAAGAATTGCTAAAAGTCTGGGTTTAAAAGTAACAGGAATATTAGGTGTAGTTATACGTGCATCACGTCTTGGTTTGGTGTCTTCACTCCCCGCAGTGATTAATCAGTTAAGGGAAGAAGCTGGTTTTCGCATTGCACCAAATTTATTAGCCCAGATTTTGAGAGAGGAGATTCAAGAATGA
- a CDS encoding UPF0175 family protein, giving the protein MSMQLSIPDSVLSAIRLPEKRIEQELLVELALALYSQELLSFGKARELARMGKYEFGQLLGNRSINRHYDLEELEDDLNYASGQ; this is encoded by the coding sequence ATGAGTATGCAACTGTCTATTCCTGACTCCGTGCTTTCAGCAATTCGACTACCAGAAAAGCGTATAGAACAGGAACTATTAGTTGAACTAGCACTGGCTCTCTATAGCCAAGAGTTATTATCTTTTGGTAAGGCTAGAGAACTAGCTCGTATGGGAAAGTATGAATTTGGTCAATTATTAGGAAATCGAAGCATTAATCGGCACTATGACTTGGAAGAATTAGAGGATGATTTAAACTATGCCAGTGGTCAGTAA
- a CDS encoding Uma2 family endonuclease: MVITTVRENISTEYSLENWLQSPLEGTEWVNGELLEKEEVTLKHSRIQGNLYFYWRNYKDASGQGGEVYTEVPCLTNKQGRRPDVAYLTPELMQQFGEPAVLPQSFPLVAEIISPTDLAEDMIAKSQEYLQSGSTEVWLVFPENRWIIVITKTQRLVFIDGELVHTQTVLTGFNVAVDELLA; this comes from the coding sequence ATGGTTATCACCACGGTTAGAGAAAATATATCAACAGAATATTCCTTAGAAAATTGGTTGCAAAGTCCCCTAGAAGGTACAGAATGGGTAAATGGGGAATTATTGGAGAAAGAAGAAGTGACGTTGAAACATAGCCGCATACAGGGGAACTTGTACTTTTACTGGCGAAATTACAAAGACGCTAGTGGACAAGGTGGAGAAGTGTATACAGAAGTACCCTGTCTGACTAATAAACAAGGTCGTCGTCCTGATGTAGCTTATCTGACCCCAGAACTGATGCAGCAGTTTGGTGAACCTGCGGTTTTACCTCAAAGTTTCCCTCTCGTAGCAGAGATTATTTCCCCTACAGATTTAGCAGAAGATATGATTGCTAAATCTCAAGAATATTTGCAATCTGGAAGTACAGAAGTTTGGTTAGTGTTTCCCGAAAATCGCTGGATTATTGTCATTACTAAAACTCAGCGACTTGTGTTTATTGATGGTGAATTAGTGCATACTCAAACTGTGCTTACAGGATTTAATGTTGCGGTAGATGAATTGTTAGCTTAA
- a CDS encoding superoxide dismutase, with product MTFNRRHFLFLLSAGTGTLALAPLACAETPANNKATRAIELPPLPYAYEALEPHIDKKTMQFHHDKHHATYVKNLNAALEKYPKLKEKTVEQLISNIDNLPADVRNTIRNNGGGHVNHSMFWKIMKPQGGGEPTGAIATAINRNFSNFAAFKKQFNEAGASRFGSGWVWLVLNKNGKLEITTTANQDNPISEGKYPIFGNDVWEHAYYLNYQNRRADYLEAWWNVVNWDEINKRFADASKLV from the coding sequence ATGACTTTTAATCGTAGACATTTTTTATTTTTACTAAGTGCAGGTACAGGTACTTTAGCACTAGCACCTTTGGCTTGTGCAGAAACTCCTGCTAATAATAAGGCAACAAGAGCTATTGAGCTACCACCTTTACCATATGCTTATGAGGCACTGGAACCACACATCGATAAAAAAACGATGCAGTTTCACCATGATAAGCATCATGCTACTTATGTTAAAAACTTAAATGCAGCCCTAGAGAAATACCCAAAACTTAAAGAAAAAACAGTTGAACAACTAATCAGCAACATCGACAATCTGCCAGCAGATGTGCGTAACACAATCAGGAATAATGGTGGTGGTCATGTCAACCACTCGATGTTCTGGAAGATTATGAAACCTCAAGGTGGTGGAGAACCCACAGGAGCGATCGCTACTGCAATTAATCGCAATTTTAGCAATTTTGCAGCATTCAAAAAACAATTTAACGAAGCTGGTGCAAGTCGCTTTGGTAGTGGCTGGGTGTGGTTGGTACTGAACAAAAATGGCAAGCTAGAAATTACCACTACAGCTAATCAAGATAATCCCATCAGTGAAGGGAAATATCCCATTTTCGGAAATGACGTATGGGAACACGCTTATTATCTCAATTATCAAAACCGTCGCGCTGACTATCTAGAAGCTTGGTGGAATGTTGTTAATTGGGACGAAATTAATAAGCGGTTTGCCGATGCTAGTAAATTGGTCTAA
- a CDS encoding DUF4351 domain-containing protein, translating to MSFDNLCKLLSEKHPETFASWVLGTPQTTVKVLKTELSIEPIRADYVTFLQLEGRILHLEFQTKLESIPPLPLRMLDYWVRLYRLYRLPITQVVVLLLPPAPGTIIETAFTVENTRHEYRVIRMWEENPEQFLHDPALLPLAPLTATTQPQQLLQRVVQQVSQVEPTQRPEISAYTQILAGLKYRKDLIRQLFREGMMRESVIYQEILAEGEERGEQRGEQRERSLILRQLQRRVGELPKDISDRLNTLSLEQLENLGEALLDFTSLADLLLWLDTH from the coding sequence ATGTCATTTGATAATCTCTGTAAACTGTTATCAGAAAAACACCCCGAAACCTTCGCCAGTTGGGTATTAGGAACACCACAAACAACAGTCAAAGTCCTGAAAACCGAATTGAGTATCGAACCGATAAGGGCTGATTACGTTACCTTCCTACAATTAGAAGGACGTATTCTCCATTTGGAGTTTCAGACCAAACTCGAATCCATACCACCATTACCACTGCGAATGCTGGATTATTGGGTAAGATTGTATCGTTTATATCGTCTGCCAATTACGCAAGTAGTCGTCCTATTACTTCCCCCCGCACCAGGAACAATCATCGAAACAGCATTCACAGTCGAAAATACCCGTCATGAGTATCGAGTGATTCGGATGTGGGAAGAAAACCCAGAACAGTTTCTCCATGATCCTGCATTATTACCTTTAGCACCACTGACAGCAACAACTCAACCACAACAATTACTACAAAGAGTTGTCCAACAAGTGAGTCAAGTTGAACCAACACAACGACCAGAAATATCGGCTTATACGCAAATATTGGCAGGGTTAAAATATAGAAAGGATTTGATTAGACAACTATTTCGGGAGGGTATGATGCGCGAGTCAGTGATCTATCAAGAAATTCTCGCTGAGGGTGAAGAACGTGGCGAACAACGTGGTGAACAACGAGAGCGATCGCTCATTCTTCGCCAACTTCAAAGACGGGTGGGAGAACTACCAAAAGATATCAGCGATCGCCTAAATACTCTCTCTCTAGAACAATTAGAAAATCTGGGCGAAGCACTGCTAGATTTTACTAGCTTGGCTGATTTACTCTTGTGGTTAGACACACATTAA
- a CDS encoding DUF4351 domain-containing protein, translating into MMRESVIYQEILAEGEQIGQQRERSLILRLITRRVGELPQEMSDRLNTLSLEQLENLGEALLDFTSLADLVLWLDTHEGRIL; encoded by the coding sequence ATGATGCGCGAGTCAGTGATTTATCAAGAAATTCTCGCTGAGGGTGAGCAAATCGGGCAGCAAAGAGAGCGATCGCTCATTCTCCGGCTAATAACACGACGAGTGGGAGAATTACCACAAGAGATGAGCGATCGCCTCAATACTCTCTCCCTAGAACAATTAGAAAATCTCGGTGAAGCACTGTTAGATTTTACGAGCTTGGCTGATTTAGTCTTATGGTTAGACACACATGAAGGGAGGATATTATGA
- a CDS encoding C2 family cysteine protease, with protein MPLDNAGNTFTTARKLTLTTNIQSFSDWVGTSDMDDFYSLNLTSRSSLNLAVDGLSSNVNLQIVKDTNKNGSYEIGEALAGSYNTGNTGEAIRQTFDAGNYCIRVYSKGGDTNYNLRVFENVTPTALEFQLNNTVLNPTDTLKVNSAWVSDINGAKDVTKVDFWIKRADGTGINVTDANIFTTDINDPTKANFNYSLSLTNFNLEAGNYTLKGRAYDETGKAITATEKSFTIQTSISTTTSTTTTTPTTTTTSTTTTTTTPTTTTTSTTTVKDWFSQNLLDQQIATLARNFAADGSLNRQDMLGIFRDAQDNSVIDANEVNDLKALLGTSTPFSLQDPVKWLSTQVANSATIDMSASSFESKVGQWFLGTVAPTPIFNGSKLTYTEIKGNLYGSANEARIGDIDQGRLGDCAFLAALGATFGRQSNDAGNASSSVINSMITDNGDKTYTMRFYYNGTAEYVTVDRRVATGVASQANNGIIWSPLVEKAYAQWREWREGRPGYNLIGNGDTLSRPLRFITGRQSSYVDPNSINSFSTIEAALASGKAVTAGAMSNTTYVVGSHAYSVTNVYINASGEKRFVVRNPWGIDGKARSGSDDGFIDLSFDEFKNSFDYGVNIA; from the coding sequence ATGCCTCTTGATAACGCCGGTAACACATTCACTACTGCTCGGAAGTTAACACTCACCACTAATATTCAGAGTTTTAGCGACTGGGTGGGTACGTCAGACATGGATGATTTCTACAGTTTGAATCTGACTAGTCGCAGTAGTCTGAATCTGGCTGTTGATGGTTTGAGTTCCAATGTCAATTTACAAATAGTCAAAGATACTAACAAAAATGGGTCATATGAGATTGGCGAAGCTCTCGCTGGTTCATATAACACTGGAAATACAGGTGAAGCAATTCGTCAGACTTTTGATGCCGGAAATTATTGCATCAGAGTCTATTCCAAAGGTGGCGATACTAACTACAACCTCCGAGTTTTTGAAAACGTTACTCCCACTGCATTAGAGTTCCAACTTAACAACACTGTTCTCAATCCCACAGACACACTGAAAGTTAATAGTGCTTGGGTATCCGACATCAACGGCGCTAAAGATGTCACAAAAGTAGATTTTTGGATTAAAAGAGCAGATGGTACGGGAATAAATGTAACTGACGCTAACATTTTTACCACTGATATTAACGATCCCACGAAAGCAAATTTTAACTACAGCTTGTCCCTCACAAACTTTAATTTGGAAGCTGGCAACTATACCCTCAAAGGTAGAGCTTACGATGAGACTGGTAAGGCTATCACGGCTACAGAGAAGTCTTTTACAATTCAAACATCGATATCTACAACTACCTCGACAACTACAACCACCCCCACAACTACAACCACCTCGACAACTACAACTACAACCACCCCCACAACTACAACCACCTCGACAACTACAGTTAAAGATTGGTTCAGCCAAAATCTACTCGACCAACAAATAGCTACACTTGCACGTAACTTCGCAGCTGACGGTAGCTTAAATCGTCAGGATATGTTGGGGATATTTAGAGATGCACAAGATAATTCTGTAATTGATGCTAATGAAGTCAACGACCTCAAAGCATTGTTAGGTACAAGCACTCCTTTTAGTCTGCAAGATCCTGTGAAATGGCTATCAACACAGGTAGCAAATAGCGCGACTATAGACATGAGCGCTAGCAGTTTTGAATCAAAAGTTGGTCAGTGGTTCTTAGGAACAGTTGCACCAACACCTATCTTTAATGGGTCGAAGCTAACCTATACAGAAATAAAAGGTAATCTGTATGGCAGTGCTAACGAAGCGCGAATTGGTGATATTGACCAAGGAAGACTAGGTGATTGTGCATTTCTAGCAGCTTTGGGTGCAACCTTTGGTCGTCAGTCTAATGACGCAGGCAACGCCTCTAGTTCTGTGATTAATAGTATGATCACAGATAATGGTGATAAAACTTATACCATGCGTTTTTACTATAACGGTACGGCAGAATATGTCACCGTTGACCGTCGTGTTGCCACTGGCGTAGCATCTCAAGCTAATAACGGTATTATTTGGTCTCCTTTAGTAGAAAAAGCTTACGCTCAATGGCGCGAGTGGCGAGAAGGTAGACCGGGTTATAACCTAATTGGTAATGGCGATACTCTTTCTCGTCCTTTGAGGTTTATTACAGGACGACAAAGCTCTTATGTCGATCCTAACAGTATTAATAGTTTTTCTACAATCGAAGCTGCTTTAGCAAGTGGTAAAGCTGTAACCGCAGGTGCAATGAGTAATACAACTTATGTTGTTGGTTCTCATGCTTATTCAGTAACAAATGTTTACATTAATGCTAGTGGTGAGAAAAGGTTTGTTGTTCGTAATCCTTGGGGAATAGATGGTAAGGCTAGAAGCGGTAGTGATGATGGATTTATTGACTTATCTTTTGATGAGTTTAAAAATTCTTTTGACTATGGAGTTAACATTGCTTAG
- the nblB gene encoding phycobilisome degradation protein NblB, which yields MSITPESVRQMLSSENLGDRLRAVNQIRDLERAIAFELVQIAVGDSNSRVRYSAVSQFDTLGTQDLDLSLNVLRSLLADPEADVQAAAADCLGALKLHAAYEDLEQLYHNTPEWLVQFSIIAALGELGDPRSFELLKQALSSNTELVQTAAISSLGELGDLQAVPLLAPYASSSDWQIRYRVAQALANLGGAEAKSLLETLADDEIEAIANTAQQSLQSV from the coding sequence ATGAGTATTACCCCTGAGTCTGTAAGACAAATGCTCAGTTCTGAGAATTTGGGCGATCGCTTACGTGCTGTTAATCAAATCCGTGACTTAGAAAGAGCGATCGCTTTTGAGTTAGTGCAGATTGCTGTGGGTGACAGTAATTCTCGTGTGCGCTACTCAGCAGTGAGCCAGTTTGATACACTGGGAACTCAGGATTTAGATTTATCGTTAAATGTATTACGCAGTTTGTTAGCTGATCCAGAGGCTGATGTGCAAGCTGCTGCTGCCGATTGTTTAGGCGCACTGAAATTACACGCGGCTTATGAAGACTTAGAGCAACTTTATCACAACACTCCCGAATGGCTAGTGCAGTTTAGTATTATTGCCGCATTGGGAGAGTTGGGAGATCCGCGATCGTTTGAACTGCTCAAACAAGCACTCTCCTCTAATACAGAATTAGTGCAAACTGCGGCGATTAGTTCCCTGGGTGAGTTGGGAGATTTACAAGCAGTCCCTCTGTTAGCTCCCTACGCTAGCAGTTCCGATTGGCAAATTCGCTACAGAGTGGCACAAGCCTTAGCTAATTTGGGTGGGGCAGAGGCTAAGTCTCTTTTGGAAACTCTGGCTGATGATGAAATAGAAGCGATCGCCAACACAGCACAACAATCTCTACAATCAGTCTAG
- a CDS encoding CBS domain-containing protein, with amino-acid sequence MSKTVADVMSHNPVVVQPETPLQEAIQILAERRISGLPVVDDVGKLLGIISETDLMWQETGVTPPAYIMFLDSVIYLKNPAVYERDLHKALGQTVGEVMSKNPITITPEKTVKQAAQLMHDRNVHRLPVLDAAGQVIGILTRGDVIRAMAAS; translated from the coding sequence ATGTCTAAAACCGTTGCCGATGTCATGAGTCACAACCCAGTTGTGGTTCAGCCAGAAACGCCGCTACAAGAAGCTATTCAAATTCTGGCAGAACGACGTATCAGTGGATTGCCTGTTGTGGATGATGTCGGTAAGTTATTGGGCATTATCTCCGAGACTGATTTGATGTGGCAAGAAACAGGTGTAACTCCTCCTGCTTACATCATGTTTTTAGATAGCGTGATTTATTTAAAAAATCCGGCTGTTTATGAACGGGACTTGCATAAAGCACTAGGACAAACGGTTGGTGAGGTGATGAGCAAAAATCCCATCACGATTACGCCGGAGAAGACCGTAAAACAGGCAGCTCAACTGATGCACGATCGCAATGTTCACCGTTTACCAGTACTAGATGCAGCAGGCCAGGTAATTGGTATACTAACCCGTGGCGATGTTATCCGGGCAATGGCTGCTAGTTAG